The Ricinus communis isolate WT05 ecotype wild-type chromosome 8, ASM1957865v1, whole genome shotgun sequence sequence ATTGAGTTTTACTAAACAGAACTAGGGATGTTTAAAGTGAACGAACCGGCGCTATATACTCTTCAGTGCCaacaaaagaatttgaagCTCTCATGGGTTCAGCCATAAAAATGGGATCTTGCTGATGATGTTTACggtgctttttcttttcatctacTGTTGGAATCAAAAGCTGCAACATAACAAAATTTATCATGTTTATGCCAATAATTCTAAATAGAGGAAAAGAATGATCCAGAAAAAGGATAGGAAAGACGGCTTACCTGCGGTTTGCATGATGTTAAACATGATAGATCAAAATCTGTCAACGAGACATGTCCACTGCTCTGGAGTAGAACGTTTTCAGGCTTCAAATCCCTGTAAATTATCCCTGAAAGAAAGAGGGTAGAAAAAAAATCAGTAAGAAAATGCTTAATATTGTGAATCaattcatttttcaaattcatgtTTGGTAGACCGTGACTTAAACTTTGTTTCATTACATTGCAATCAAACATGACTAATGCTCAATTTGCAACAAAACTTGCAAAATTATTGGTGTATAATTttgttagaaagaaagaagagattgATAACTGAACTGAATTTCTACCTTGACAGTGAAGGTACTCCAGTGCAATAACAACTTCTGCAGCATAAAATCTGTGATCATAAGACATTAATGTCAGGatcttgagttgaaagagCAACTATCGAGACCAAAAACATTTTCAAACGGATTCGTAGTTTAACAGTATCAGAATCTGCAACTTTTTCAGGACTAAACCGAAGAATGATGGATCtgaaaactaataattaagttTCCGAAGCCAACCTTTGGATTTTGTAATGTATTTCTTTACCTTGCAGCATCTTCCTTCAGGACTTTTGTTGGTTGTCTGTCCAAAAGCATGAAGAGCTCTCCACCAGAGCAGTAATCAGTTATCAGACAGATATGTGTTTTGGTCTGAAACGAATGAGAATATATTAGAATTCCAAGTTCTGTATACTAACTCTAGTCAATTAAGCTTAACCTGAAAATACTAGGAATTCTTAATTGATATATCAACTGTCAGTCAAGCTGATGCCCATTATCTAACCTGAAATGAAGCATATAATGCAGGAAGGAAAGGGTGGTCTAACATGTCAAGAATTTCTCTCTCAGCACACGCTCTATGTACCTGCATGAAAGAAATGAAGTCATGTAGGACAATAGAGTGCcagaagaaataagaaaaggtAGAATTGATTGCATAATTCTAATACCTTATTACGGTTGAGCATAACATTCTTATCCATAGCCTTCATGGCAAAATGGTGATCCGTTCCACTCAGTTCTACCAAATGTACACTGCcaaagaatttttaattaggcCTACAAAAAATTCTACAAATCTCGGGACTGATTCATATCGCTCTAGATACAAAAAAAAGTGAATAAAGAGTAGGAAAGACAGACCTGCCAGTGTCACCAGATCCCAAGGGCTTTACTGGCCTAAAATGTTTCAGGCCTATTGGTTCTCCATCATCTAAGATCTGCAGGATATTAATCCTTGATTAGATTTTCTAGATAATTAGTCAGTGAAAAGCGAAAACCATGCGAGCCATTGGAGCAGTTATGATACCTTTTGAATTGCTTTCCAAGATGGAGTGTCCTTCCTGTGAGGCTTTGCATGAACCGCCTTTGAGTGATTTGCCCACAAATCTTCTGGTTTCTGCAGATAGTACATGCTTGGTGTCAAACCTATTGTACGAAGAGCTTTTCAAAGGTATGTACTACCATTCAGAAACCTACCGAATTAGCGTCTGGAAGTTCTCTCACTGCTTCATCAACATTTTCTGCAGTTTGTTTTACCTGATAATGGACatcaaattaaaagtttaataaaatctacTTAGCAAGTAAATTCAGTTTTAAAGCAAGCTTTAAAAATGTGGGGGAACTCGGACCAGTTTTTCACTCTCTTGTGCAGTTTCTTCTGGAATACAATTGGAGCGTGGCTCAACATGTTCACTTCCATCCAGTTGGACTCCAATGAAATACTGCACTTCTCCCTGTTCATAAAAAGCTGAAGCTTATtagcaattttaaaaatataggcTTCTGTCTAGCTATATAACCACCTGTATCATCCGAATGGTTACCTTCTGATCACGCATAGGCTGCAGATGGAACAAGTTCCAGAACTTCTTGCCTGCGAAatgaaataattgattttgatGCAACTAAGAAGTATAAATCTGATGACCGGTTACCCAATTTCGAAAAGTCACGCAAAACCTTGACTATGACGGTAAGCATACCACTCTTAGTGTAGTTGATGAGCTGCACAGTAACATCTGTCTGGTTATCAATTGCCTCTCTTATTTTCCTCACAGTAGCAGGATCAGTTTCAGGACCTTGCAAGAATCTGCAAATTCCAATGAACAAATTGATTACAGGAAATCAACTGCATAAATGATGCTTGCTATCTTCATATCTATTTTAAAGAGATTCAAGAATACTGAATCCAGTTGCAACCTGACACAGGCAGTATTGAGTTGCATGAATCCTGAAGAAGCACACAAACCTGCAATTTCTGCCCAAGATCTCTTCACGGCTGTACTCTGTCAGCTCCAAGAAGCTATCCGAGGCAAATATCTGAGAACTTAAACAATCAGAAACACCAATAACTTTTTGCAATATGTGTAAATTTGAATCCAATGATTTGGTGGGATTCTTACAATGGGATTATCTGGCAGCCTTGGATCAGTAATGACAAAGTTTTTCTCTATACGTTCAAGTGTTGTTGCAAGGTCAATACCTTTTCTCATTTCCTTCTTCCTAACTTTGTCATCAACGCTATTTGGCCTTTCATCAATTTCACTctcctcatcatcatcaacatcatcatcatcaccattAAGAATCAGCGCATCGTCAAAGCTATCAGCATTGGATTGAGTACTACTTTTCTTCATAAGCCTGTACAGTGAAAACAACtttatcaataagaaaaatacatGAAGTGTTATGcaagaaaactaaaatccccgcaaaagaaattacaaaatacATTTCTTTTGCCACGGCAATCTGCAACAATCTATTGTCAGCAGTTCTAATGGATTATTGCATATTTTTTCAGGAAAACAAATGTGTCATATAATTGCTCCTGCTTCTTGTAGCTACCACAGATTCTCGTAAGAGAGAAGCTATACCCCATGAAAGAAAGGCGGATAGATTTTCTTGGTTTCTTTTCTGGCAACTCATTGATGCTCTGCATTGAGTTTCGAGCACCCCCAAGTGAATTCCTTCTGTTTGAAGGTACATTCTCCGAATTTCGCCTTCCCAGCGCTCCTTTTCTTTCGTCTTCTCCACCACTTTCCGACTTTCGCATTAAGGGACGACTGGTCGCTTCACTGAGCGAACGAGGCCTCTTTACTGCTTGAACTAGTTCAGTTACTGAGCTTGTAGCCATTTCTTTTTGCCGTGCTGGAGAATCAAAGATAATGGTAGAGAACAATGCAAGACATGGAAAATTTTTTAGCTGTTCAAACGAATGATGATTATTTACTAACTTACACATAAGTTGCAACAACTGTCACCAATATGAACAaccaagaaacaaaagaaatgcaaTGAAAACTAGCTTTTCATATCATTCATACCaagaaatttctaaaattgtcCAAAGTTCCATAACTACAGTTCTTGTAAAATAAACAGCAGTTCATATCTTCAAGTTACATGGTACCAAGCATAGCAATGTATATAATTTGTATGATTAACTGTTCATTGTCACCCAGTTTTCCACCTCATGTTTGAGTCAGTAGACACTACTCAAGTCAATTTAGTCAAGCTTCAAATCCCCATTACTAGATTTAATCAAGTTTTAAGAATTATAGGACAAGATTTGCCCAAATCTCAAGTCAATTTAATTTCCAAAGTTCTTGGTCAGTGTTAACAAGGCCTGTGATTTTTCCCATCATCCGAATTCAAAAAGTCATCAACCTATAATAGAATTCCCACTATTCAAGTACGATATAATTACTGGGAGTGATTCATTATTACTTTTGGTATATGAAACACGAACTTACTTTGTACAAACCACAATAACAagctcaaaaataaataaaacaggAGACACTCCTCATGTAATACTCgtattattcattaattttcaaaaagaacaatgataaaaagaaaaaaaataatgtaccATCGTATCGGATCAAGGATTCAGGCAATCCATTAGGACGTAACATCTTATCTTTGGACCCCTCTGTAAACTTGCTAACCTCCACCTGCATCCTGTCAAATCAGCAgaccaagaaaataaaaacaaaaataaaaagatgaacATTGATGTGCAATTGTGACAtatcataatcataaaataatccAATGCAAGATTTTCCTCTTTGCCTGTGCTAATGGTTTAGCATGTTTGAGGTCCACCAATTCATTACTGTCAAGCATTGAATATTTTAGCGAGTGACCCAGTTGACAGAAAagataggagaaaaataaagttggaaTTATTGGCATGACATGGGACAATAGGACATTTCTACTTCTCCTTGGTCTGGCCAGTTCTCATGTGGTGTGTTTTATTACACATTCAAGGATCACTGTATCGGGTAAGTAATCATGAGTGTTTCCTTGTGGCAATCCTGTTAACTGCGCCTACACGTCGTAATAGAAGTTCTAATATACAATTtacacaaaaattaaaaaggctCAAAAggaaaccaaaaaaaaaaaaaaaaagttgaacGCCAAAAGTAATTCCATTTTggaaaattgtaaaatatgtCATTCATGTGTAAAAGGGATTTTGGCCAtttcaatataattatttttattggtaaTTAAATTGAGAGACTAACTAACCCAATATATTTGAGGACTTTCCCAGATTCATCTTTAATAGGAGAAATAGTAAGAAGGTTCCAAAAAGGGGTCCCATCTTTCTTATAATTGAGCAATCTTCCACAGTAACTATTCTCTGACTGTAAAGCCTCCCTAATTTTAGCCACATCTTCTGGGTCCGTGTCAGCACCCTGTAAAAACCGACTGCAAACAACATAACAAACAACAAAAAGTAGCCactttttttacaaatttttaccTCATTTGACAGTTATTACCGTTCAAAATAACATAGTAACAGAAGTTTATGTCAAAACATGATatagttatataatttttaccaGT is a genomic window containing:
- the LOC8271705 gene encoding phototropin-1 isoform X3, with translation MEPTGRSSSSNKQSPPVITPLPRDPRGSLEVFNPSSTSSTRSTNLAYRPNTNWKTWVEKPHDGPNTQSPPKSGRAEEATTWMAIKDPAPSPTLPLLSSPSHSQLIGNDQDKNPATELSGEAEMAARRAAEWGLVLKPETQEGKPQVGVRSSGGDEPNSNKPGTSRRNSNNSVQSSGGDLSEDDGGKENKGIPRVSEDIKNALSTFQQTFVVSDATKPDYPIMYASAGFFKMTGYTSKEVIGRNCRFLQGADTDPEDVAKIREALQSENSYCGRLLNYKKDGTPFWNLLTISPIKDESGKVLKYIGMQVEVSKFTEGSKDKMLRPNGLPESLIRYDARQKEMATSSVTELVQAVKRPRSLSEATSRPLMRKSESGGEDERKGALGRRNSENVPSNRRNSLGGARNSMQSINELPEKKPRKSIRLSFMGLMKKSSTQSNADSFDDALILNGDDDDVDDDEESEIDERPNSVDDKVRKKEMRKGIDLATTLERIEKNFVITDPRLPDNPIIFASDSFLELTEYSREEILGRNCRFLQGPETDPATVRKIREAIDNQTDVTVQLINYTKSGKKFWNLFHLQPMRDQKGEVQYFIGVQLDGSEHVEPRSNCIPEETAQESEKLVKQTAENVDEAVRELPDANSKPEDLWANHSKAVHAKPHRKDTPSWKAIQKILDDGEPIGLKHFRPVKPLGSGDTGSVHLVELSGTDHHFAMKAMDKNVMLNRNKVHRACAEREILDMLDHPFLPALYASFQTKTHICLITDYCSGGELFMLLDRQPTKVLKEDAARFYAAEVVIALEYLHCQGIIYRDLKPENVLLQSSGHVSLTDFDLSCLTSCKPQLLIPTVDEKKKHRKHHQQDPIFMAEPMRASNSFVGTEEYIAPEIITGAGHTSAVDWWALGILLYEMLYGYTPFRGKTRQKTFANVLHKDLKFPRSRQQVSLHAKQLMYRLLHRDPKNRLGSHEGANEIKRHPFFKGVNWALVRCMNPPELDTPIFENEAEKEAKLIDPELLDLQNNVF
- the LOC8271705 gene encoding phototropin-1 isoform X2 yields the protein MALSSKPFATASSRHPDIRGIVCQEPGRLDLKLSTCNDMEPTGRSSSSNKQSPPVITPLPRDPRGSLEVFNPSSTSSTRSTNLAYRPNTNWKTWVEKPHDGPNTQSPPKSGRAEEATTWMAIKDPAPSPTLPLLSSPSHSQLIGNDQDKNPATELSGEAEMAARRAAEWGLVLKPETQEGKPQVGVRSSGGDEPNSNKPGTSRRNSNNSVQSSGGDLSEDDGGKENKGIPRVSEDIKNALSTFQQTFVVSDATKPDYPIMYASAGFFKMTGYTSKEVIGRNCRFLQGADTDPEDVAKIREALQSENSYCGRLLNYKKDGTPFWNLLTISPIKDESGKVLKYIGMQVEVSKFTEGSKDKMLRPNGLPESLIRYDARQKEMATSSVTELVQAVKRPRSLSEATSRPLMRKSESGGEDERKGALGRRNSENVPSNRRNSLGGARNSMQSINELPEKKPRKSIRLSFMGLMKKSSTQSNADSFDDALILNGDDDDVDDDEESEIDERPNSVDDKVRKKEMRKGIDLATTLERIEKNFVITDPRLPDNPIIFASDSFLELTEYSREEILGRNCRFLQGPETDPATVRKIREAIDNQTDVTVQLINYTKSGKKFWNLFHLQPMRDQKGEVQYFIGVQLDGSEHVEPRSNCIPEETAQESEKLVKQTAENVDEAVRELPDANSKPEDLWANHSKAVHAKPHRKDTPSWKAIQKILDDGEPIGLKHFRPVKPLGSGDTGSVHLVELSGTDHHFAMKAMDKNVMLNRNKVHRACAEREILDMLDHPFLPALYASFQTKTHICLITDYCSGGELFMLLDRQPTKVLKEDAARFYAAEVVIALEYLHCQGIIYRDLKPENVLLQSSGHVSLTDFDLSCLTSCKPQLLIPTVDEKKKHRKHHQQDPIFMAEPMRASNSFVGTEEYIAPEIITGAGHTSAVDWWALGILLYEMLYGYTPFRGKTRQKTFANVLHKDLKFPRSRQVSLHAKQLMYRLLHRDPKNRLGSHEGANEIKRHPFFKGVNWALVRCMNPPELDTPIFENEAEKEAKLIDPELLDLQNNVF
- the LOC8271705 gene encoding phototropin-1 isoform X1, which gives rise to MALSSKPFATASSRHPDIRGIVCQEPGRLDLKLSTCNDMEPTGRSSSSNKQSPPVITPLPRDPRGSLEVFNPSSTSSTRSTNLAYRPNTNWKTWVEKPHDGPNTQSPPKSGRAEEATTWMAIKDPAPSPTLPLLSSPSHSQLIGNDQDKNPATELSGEAEMAARRAAEWGLVLKPETQEGKPQVGVRSSGGDEPNSNKPGTSRRNSNNSVQSSGGDLSEDDGGKENKGIPRVSEDIKNALSTFQQTFVVSDATKPDYPIMYASAGFFKMTGYTSKEVIGRNCRFLQGADTDPEDVAKIREALQSENSYCGRLLNYKKDGTPFWNLLTISPIKDESGKVLKYIGMQVEVSKFTEGSKDKMLRPNGLPESLIRYDARQKEMATSSVTELVQAVKRPRSLSEATSRPLMRKSESGGEDERKGALGRRNSENVPSNRRNSLGGARNSMQSINELPEKKPRKSIRLSFMGLMKKSSTQSNADSFDDALILNGDDDDVDDDEESEIDERPNSVDDKVRKKEMRKGIDLATTLERIEKNFVITDPRLPDNPIIFASDSFLELTEYSREEILGRNCRFLQGPETDPATVRKIREAIDNQTDVTVQLINYTKSGKKFWNLFHLQPMRDQKGEVQYFIGVQLDGSEHVEPRSNCIPEETAQESEKLVKQTAENVDEAVRELPDANSKPEDLWANHSKAVHAKPHRKDTPSWKAIQKILDDGEPIGLKHFRPVKPLGSGDTGSVHLVELSGTDHHFAMKAMDKNVMLNRNKVHRACAEREILDMLDHPFLPALYASFQTKTHICLITDYCSGGELFMLLDRQPTKVLKEDAARFYAAEVVIALEYLHCQGIIYRDLKPENVLLQSSGHVSLTDFDLSCLTSCKPQLLIPTVDEKKKHRKHHQQDPIFMAEPMRASNSFVGTEEYIAPEIITGAGHTSAVDWWALGILLYEMLYGYTPFRGKTRQKTFANVLHKDLKFPRSRQQVSLHAKQLMYRLLHRDPKNRLGSHEGANEIKRHPFFKGVNWALVRCMNPPELDTPIFENEAEKEAKLIDPELLDLQNNVF